In the Planctomycetaceae bacterium genome, one interval contains:
- the hisH gene encoding imidazole glycerol phosphate synthase subunit HisH, translating into MIAVIDYGMGNLASVHKALQRAGGDARLVRTAGELLGASKIVLPGVAAFGDAIEQLRRQGLVEPIVQAVRGGVPYLGFCLGLQMLFNVSYELGQHTGLGLLTGKVVRFDWDGLGGRRLAVPHMGWNQLRLRGNCPLFRGIADGAYAYFAHSYHVVPMEDAVVAATTDYGYDFVSAVWKDNIFATQFHPEKSQAVGLQILSNFVSL; encoded by the coding sequence ATGATCGCAGTGATAGATTATGGCATGGGCAATCTCGCCAGCGTACACAAGGCCTTGCAGCGCGCCGGCGGCGACGCGCGGCTGGTGCGCACGGCGGGAGAATTGCTCGGGGCATCGAAGATCGTCCTGCCGGGCGTGGCGGCCTTCGGCGACGCCATCGAACAGCTCCGCCGACAGGGGCTGGTCGAGCCCATCGTCCAGGCCGTTCGCGGCGGCGTGCCGTACCTGGGCTTTTGCCTGGGGCTGCAGATGCTTTTCAACGTTTCATACGAACTCGGCCAGCACACGGGCCTGGGCCTGCTGACGGGCAAAGTGGTGCGGTTCGACTGGGACGGACTGGGCGGTCGGCGGCTGGCCGTGCCCCACATGGGCTGGAACCAGTTGCGCCTGCGGGGCAATTGCCCTCTGTTCCGCGGCATCGCCGACGGCGCCTATGCATATTTCGCCCACAGCTACCACGTCGTGCCGATGGAAGACGCGGTGGTAGCCGCCACCACCGACTACGGCTACGACTTCGTCTCGGCCGTTTGGAAAGACAACATCTTCGCCACGCAGTTCCACCCCGAGAAGAGCCAGGCGGTGGGCTTGCAGATCCTCTCGAACTTCGTCTCGCTGTGA